Proteins found in one Plodia interpunctella isolate USDA-ARS_2022_Savannah chromosome 24, ilPloInte3.2, whole genome shotgun sequence genomic segment:
- the LOC128680465 gene encoding general odorant-binding protein 69a, with the protein MTRLRVWVVVAALVAAAAGMDEEMAELAKMVHDSCGEETGADLAPVDKVNAGEDLTTFSDPKLKCYIKCIMETAGMMTDGEVDVEAVLAMLPDDIRARNEAAMRGCGTQRGADHCDNAYLTHICWQKANKKDYFLI; encoded by the coding sequence ATGACTCGGCTGCGAGTGTGGGTAGTGGTGGCGGCCTTGGTGGCGGCGGCCGCAGGCATGGACGAGGAGATGGCTGAGCTGGCCAAGATGGTGCACGACAGCTGCGGCGAGGAGACCGGCGCGGACCTGGCGCCCGTGGACAAGGTCAACGCCGGCGAGGACTTGACCACCTTCTCGGACCCGAAGCTCAAGTGTTACATCAAGTGCATCATGGAGACGGCGGGCATGATGACGGATGGCGAGGTGGACGTGGAGGCGGTGCTGGCCATGTTGCCGGACGACATTCGCGCGCGCAACGAGGCCGCCATGCGCGGCTGCGGCACGCAGCGCGGCGCCGACCACTGCGACAATGCCTACCTCACACACATCTGCTGGCAAAAGGCCAACAAGAAGGACTACTTCCTCATCTGA